Proteins encoded together in one Janthinobacterium tructae window:
- the kdpB gene encoding potassium-transporting ATPase subunit KdpB, translating into MSRTSLTLFDSALIGPAIVDAFKKLDPRTQWRSPVMFVVYVGSIITTLLAIQALNGQGEAPFGFIIAVAVWLWFTVLFANFAEALAEGRSKAQAASLRALKQTVMAKKMQTPKYGTSWLPTPATDLRKGMTVLVEAGDVIPADGEVTAGVASVDESAITGESAPVIRESGGDFSAVTGGTRVLSDWLLVRVSVNPGEAFIDRMIAMVEGAKRQKTPNEIALTILLVALSIVFLIVTVTLLPYSLFSVAAAGSGTPVTITVLIALLVCLIPTTIGGLLSAIGVAGMSRMMQANVIATSGRAVEAAGDVDVLLLDKTGTITLGNRQASTFVPAPGVTEQQLADAAQLASLADETPEGRSIVVLAKQKFNIREREMASLHATFVPFTAQTRMSGVDIPGEQQVRQLRKGAADSMKKYVEALGQPYPLEVSRAVDDIARRGSTPLVVVDDGRVMGVVELKDIVKGGIKERFAELRRMGIKTVMITGDNKLTAAAIAAEAGVDDFLAEATPEDKLKLIRSYQSEGRLVAMTGDGTNDAPALAQADVAVAMNSGTQAAKEAGNMVDLDSNPTKLLEIVEIGKQMLMTRGSLTTFSISNDIAKYFAIIPAAFVGTYPQLKALDIMHLASPASAIMSAVIFNALIIVVLIPLALKGVQYRAIGAASLLRRNLLIYGLGGIILPFIGIKLIDMLLSALNLV; encoded by the coding sequence ATGTCACGCACAAGCCTGACCTTGTTCGATTCCGCATTGATTGGCCCTGCCATCGTCGATGCGTTCAAAAAACTTGACCCCCGCACGCAGTGGCGCAGCCCCGTGATGTTCGTCGTCTATGTCGGCAGCATCATCACGACCCTGCTGGCCATCCAGGCCCTGAACGGCCAGGGTGAAGCGCCGTTCGGCTTCATCATCGCCGTCGCCGTGTGGCTGTGGTTTACCGTGCTGTTTGCGAACTTCGCCGAAGCGCTGGCCGAAGGCCGCAGCAAGGCCCAGGCGGCCTCGCTGCGCGCCCTCAAGCAGACGGTGATGGCAAAGAAAATGCAAACGCCGAAGTACGGCACCTCCTGGCTGCCTACGCCAGCGACCGACCTGCGCAAGGGCATGACGGTGCTGGTCGAGGCGGGTGACGTGATTCCCGCCGACGGCGAAGTGACGGCCGGCGTGGCCTCCGTCGATGAAAGCGCCATCACGGGCGAATCGGCGCCCGTCATCCGCGAATCGGGCGGCGACTTTTCGGCCGTGACGGGCGGTACCCGCGTGCTGTCGGACTGGTTGCTGGTGCGCGTGTCCGTCAACCCCGGCGAAGCCTTCATCGACCGCATGATCGCCATGGTCGAGGGCGCCAAGCGCCAAAAGACGCCGAACGAGATCGCCCTGACGATCCTGCTCGTGGCGCTGTCGATCGTCTTCCTGATCGTCACCGTGACCTTGCTGCCGTACTCGCTGTTTTCCGTGGCGGCGGCCGGCAGCGGCACGCCGGTCACCATCACCGTGCTGATCGCACTGCTCGTGTGTTTGATTCCGACCACCATCGGCGGTTTGTTGTCCGCCATCGGCGTGGCCGGCATGAGCCGCATGATGCAGGCCAATGTAATCGCCACCTCGGGCCGCGCCGTGGAAGCGGCCGGCGACGTGGACGTGCTGCTGCTCGATAAAACGGGCACCATCACCCTGGGCAACCGCCAGGCCTCGACCTTTGTGCCGGCCCCCGGCGTGACGGAGCAGCAGCTGGCCGACGCGGCGCAACTGGCCTCGCTGGCCGATGAAACGCCGGAAGGGCGCAGCATCGTCGTGCTGGCCAAGCAGAAGTTCAACATCCGCGAACGCGAGATGGCCAGCCTGCACGCCACCTTCGTGCCCTTCACGGCGCAAACGCGCATGAGTGGCGTGGATATCCCGGGCGAGCAGCAAGTGCGCCAGTTGCGCAAGGGCGCGGCCGATTCCATGAAAAAGTACGTGGAAGCGCTGGGCCAGCCGTATCCGCTCGAGGTGTCGCGCGCCGTCGACGATATCGCGCGCCGTGGCAGCACGCCGCTGGTGGTGGTCGACGACGGCCGCGTCATGGGTGTCGTGGAACTGAAGGATATCGTCAAGGGCGGCATCAAGGAGCGTTTTGCGGAACTGCGCCGCATGGGCATCAAGACCGTGATGATCACGGGCGACAACAAGCTGACGGCTGCGGCGATTGCCGCCGAGGCGGGCGTGGACGATTTTCTTGCCGAAGCGACGCCGGAGGACAAGCTCAAGCTGATTCGCAGCTACCAGTCCGAAGGCCGCCTGGTGGCGATGACGGGCGACGGCACCAACGATGCCCCTGCGCTGGCGCAGGCCGACGTGGCCGTGGCCATGAACTCGGGCACGCAGGCGGCGAAAGAGGCGGGCAATATGGTCGACCTGGATTCGAATCCGACCAAGCTGCTGGAAATCGTTGAAATCGGCAAGCAGATGCTGATGACGCGCGGTTCGCTGACGACGTTCTCGATTTCGAACGATATCGCCAAGTACTTCGCCATCATCCCGGCGGCGTTCGTGGGTACCTATCCGCAGTTGAAGGCGCTCGACATCATGCACCTGGCCAGCCCCGCGTCGGCCATCATGTCGGCCGTGATCTTCAATGCCTTGATCATCGTCGTGCTGATCCCGCTGGCGTTAAAAGGCGTGCAATACCGGGCCATCGGCGCGGCCAGCCTGTTGCGCCGCAATCTGCTGATCTACGGCCTGGGCGGCATCATTTTGCCCTTCATCGGGATCAAGCTGATCGACATGCTGCTGTCCGCACTCAATTTAGTCTAA
- the kdpA gene encoding potassium-transporting ATPase subunit KdpA has translation MTTQSILLLVAFLAVLLAAGYPLGLYMARVAGDGPVRGLGWLQKFENLLYRWSGLPADKAMGWKSYAIALIVFNTVGAVFVYGLQRLQGFLPLNPQGLGAVSPDSSFNTTVSFVANTNWQGYGGEQTMSYLTQMLGLACQNFFSAATGIAVIFALVRGFASRSGKSIGNFWVDLVRSTLYILLPLSLALSVVFMGEGMIQNFSAYKEVTLLDHVAYETSKMTADGQPVLDTAGKPVMEAQVATTQTIAMGPVASQESIKLLGTNGGGFFNANSSHPYENPTVLSNFLQMLAIFIIPAGLCFTFGRMVGDLRQGWAVLAAMTLIFVVMTVGVMSAEQQAYPALQALGVDQQASSLQSGGNMEGKETRFGISSSTLFAAVTTGASCGAVNSMHDSYMPLGGMVPLLLMQFGEVIFGGVGTGLYGMLMFAILAVFIAGLMIGRTPEYLGKKIQAYEMKMVSLAILVTPALVLTGTAIAVMVEPGKIGVANPGAHGFSEILYAFTSAANNNGSAFAGLSANTPFYNVMLAIAMWFGRFGVIVPVLAVAGSLAAKQRLSANAGTMPTHGPMFIGLLIGVVVLVGVLNYVPALALGPIVEHLQLFTK, from the coding sequence ATGACGACGCAATCGATATTGCTGCTGGTGGCCTTCCTGGCCGTACTGCTGGCCGCCGGCTATCCGCTGGGTCTGTACATGGCCAGGGTGGCCGGCGACGGCCCCGTGCGCGGCCTGGGCTGGCTGCAAAAATTTGAAAACCTGCTGTACCGCTGGTCCGGTCTGCCTGCCGACAAGGCCATGGGCTGGAAAAGCTACGCCATCGCCCTGATCGTCTTCAATACCGTGGGCGCCGTCTTCGTGTACGGCCTGCAGCGCCTGCAGGGTTTCTTGCCCCTCAATCCACAGGGCCTGGGCGCCGTCAGCCCCGATTCATCGTTCAATACCACCGTCAGCTTCGTCGCCAATACCAACTGGCAGGGCTACGGCGGCGAGCAGACCATGAGCTACCTGACCCAGATGCTGGGTCTGGCATGCCAGAACTTCTTTTCGGCGGCCACCGGCATCGCCGTGATCTTCGCGCTGGTGCGCGGCTTCGCCTCGCGCTCGGGCAAATCGATCGGCAACTTCTGGGTCGACCTGGTGCGCTCCACGCTGTACATCCTGTTGCCGCTGTCGCTGGCCCTGTCCGTCGTCTTCATGGGCGAAGGCATGATCCAGAATTTTTCCGCCTACAAGGAAGTGACCCTGCTCGACCACGTGGCGTATGAAACGTCGAAAATGACGGCCGATGGTCAGCCCGTGCTCGATACGGCCGGCAAACCTGTGATGGAAGCGCAAGTGGCAACCACGCAGACGATCGCCATGGGCCCCGTCGCTTCGCAGGAATCGATCAAGCTGCTGGGCACGAATGGCGGCGGTTTCTTCAATGCCAATTCCTCGCATCCGTACGAGAATCCGACCGTGCTGTCGAACTTCCTGCAGATGCTGGCTATTTTCATCATTCCCGCCGGTCTGTGCTTCACCTTTGGCCGCATGGTGGGCGACCTGCGCCAGGGCTGGGCCGTGCTGGCCGCGATGACCCTGATCTTCGTCGTCATGACGGTTGGCGTGATGAGCGCCGAGCAGCAAGCCTATCCCGCCTTGCAAGCCTTGGGCGTGGACCAGCAGGCCAGCAGCCTGCAATCGGGCGGCAATATGGAAGGCAAGGAAACGCGCTTCGGCATCAGCTCCTCGACCTTGTTCGCGGCAGTGACGACGGGGGCATCGTGCGGTGCAGTCAATTCCATGCACGACTCCTACATGCCCCTGGGCGGCATGGTGCCGCTGCTGCTGATGCAATTCGGCGAAGTGATTTTCGGCGGCGTGGGCACTGGCCTGTACGGCATGCTGATGTTCGCCATCCTGGCCGTCTTCATCGCCGGCCTGATGATAGGCCGCACGCCTGAATACCTGGGCAAGAAAATCCAGGCCTATGAAATGAAGATGGTGTCGCTGGCCATCCTGGTCACGCCAGCCCTGGTATTGACGGGTACGGCGATCGCCGTGATGGTCGAACCGGGCAAGATCGGCGTGGCCAATCCGGGCGCGCACGGCTTCTCGGAGATCCTGTATGCCTTCACCTCGGCGGCCAACAACAACGGCAGCGCGTTTGCCGGCCTGTCCGCCAACACGCCGTTCTACAACGTGATGCTGGCGATCGCCATGTGGTTCGGCCGTTTCGGCGTGATCGTGCCCGTGCTGGCAGTGGCCGGTTCGCTGGCGGCCAAGCAGCGCCTGTCGGCCAACGCCGGCACCATGCCTACGCACGGCCCCATGTTCATCGGCTTGCTGATCGGCGTGGTGGTGCTGGTCGGCGTGCTCAATTACGTTCCCGCGCTGGCCCTGGGCCCGATCGTCGAACACCTGCAACTTTTTACAAAATAA
- the kdpF gene encoding K(+)-transporting ATPase subunit F has product MNAFYVLGAVVSAGLLVYLLVALLKAEEL; this is encoded by the coding sequence ATGAACGCGTTTTATGTGCTGGGCGCCGTGGTCTCGGCTGGCCTGCTCGTGTACCTGCTGGTGGCGCTGCTGAAAGCGGAGGAACTGTGA
- a CDS encoding DNA topoisomerase IV subunit B, translating to MATKKPASDYSESSIRVLKGLEPVKQRPGMYTRTENPLHIIQEVIDNASDEALGGHCTHIAVTQNTDGSITVEDNGRGIPVGIHPEEGVPTVEIVFTRLHAGGKFDKGSGGAYAFSGGLHGVGVSVTNALSTRLEITVWRKESDGNGLHHMVFANGDVIEPLSSRPAPRDGKKSGTRVTAWPDAKYFDSPNISQTELQRLLRSKAVLLPGVTVTLTNAKTGDTQTWQYAEGLRGYLTESLAQVSNGETLIPLFEGAQYAGPDSEGFAEGEGAAWVVAWTEEGAIVRESYVNLIPTSNGGTHESGLRDGLFGAVKNFVEMHSLLPKGVKLLPEDVFARASFVLSAKVLDPQFQGQIKERLNSRDAVRLVSTFTKPPLELWLNQHVDYGKKLADLVIKQAQSRQRSLQKVEKKKSSGVAVLPGKLTDCESSDITRNELFLVEGDSAGGSAKMGRDKEFQAILPLRGKVLNSWETDRDRLFANNEIHDIAVAIGVDPHGVNDSPDLSGLRYGKICILSDADVDGSHIQVLLLTLFFKHFPALINKGHICIARPPLYRVDAPARGKKPMQKIYALDDGELVAIEDKLRKEGVKQGAWSISRFKGLGEMNAEQLWETTMNPDTRRLLPVTLGEIDHMTSAARFNMLMGKGEAAGRRAWIEEHGNEAEADI from the coding sequence ATGGCCACTAAAAAACCAGCATCCGACTACAGCGAATCATCCATCCGTGTCCTGAAAGGACTGGAACCCGTCAAGCAGCGCCCGGGGATGTACACCCGCACTGAAAATCCGCTGCACATCATTCAGGAAGTGATCGACAATGCCTCCGACGAGGCGCTGGGCGGTCATTGCACGCATATCGCCGTCACGCAAAATACGGATGGCAGCATCACCGTCGAAGACAATGGCCGCGGCATTCCCGTCGGCATCCACCCTGAAGAAGGCGTGCCGACGGTGGAAATCGTGTTTACACGGCTGCACGCGGGCGGCAAGTTCGACAAGGGTTCGGGCGGCGCCTACGCGTTCTCGGGCGGCTTGCACGGCGTCGGCGTGTCCGTCACCAATGCGCTGTCGACGCGCCTGGAAATCACCGTCTGGCGCAAGGAAAGCGATGGCAACGGCCTGCATCACATGGTGTTTGCGAATGGCGACGTGATCGAGCCCCTGAGTTCCCGCCCCGCCCCGCGCGACGGCAAGAAGTCGGGCACGCGCGTCACCGCCTGGCCCGACGCGAAGTATTTTGATTCGCCGAATATCTCGCAAACCGAGCTGCAGCGCCTGCTGCGCTCGAAAGCCGTGCTGCTGCCCGGCGTCACCGTCACCTTGACCAACGCGAAAACGGGCGACACGCAAACCTGGCAGTACGCGGAAGGCTTGCGCGGCTACCTGACCGAATCGCTGGCGCAGGTATCGAATGGCGAAACCCTGATTCCCCTGTTCGAAGGCGCGCAGTACGCAGGCCCGGACTCGGAAGGTTTTGCCGAAGGCGAAGGCGCGGCCTGGGTGGTGGCGTGGACGGAAGAAGGCGCCATCGTGCGCGAATCGTATGTCAACCTGATTCCCACCTCGAATGGCGGCACGCACGAATCGGGCTTGCGCGACGGCCTGTTTGGCGCCGTGAAAAACTTCGTCGAAATGCACTCGCTGCTGCCGAAAGGCGTCAAATTGCTGCCGGAAGACGTGTTTGCGCGCGCCTCGTTCGTGCTGTCGGCCAAGGTGCTGGACCCGCAATTCCAGGGCCAGATCAAGGAACGCCTGAACTCGCGCGACGCCGTGCGCCTGGTCTCGACCTTCACCAAGCCACCGCTGGAACTGTGGCTGAACCAGCACGTCGACTACGGCAAGAAGCTGGCCGATCTGGTGATCAAGCAGGCGCAGTCGCGTCAGCGCTCGCTGCAAAAAGTGGAAAAGAAAAAATCCTCGGGCGTGGCCGTCCTGCCGGGCAAGCTGACCGACTGCGAATCGTCGGACATCACGCGCAATGAACTGTTCCTCGTCGAGGGCGACTCGGCGGGTGGTTCGGCCAAGATGGGCCGCGACAAGGAATTCCAGGCGATTTTGCCCCTGCGCGGCAAGGTTCTGAACTCGTGGGAAACAGACCGCGACCGCCTGTTTGCGAATAACGAGATCCACGACATCGCGGTCGCCATCGGCGTCGATCCGCACGGCGTGAACGACTCGCCCGACCTGTCCGGCCTGCGCTACGGCAAGATCTGCATCCTCTCGGATGCGGACGTGGACGGCTCGCACATCCAGGTACTGCTGCTGACGCTGTTCTTCAAGCATTTCCCGGCCCTGATCAACAAAGGCCACATCTGCATCGCCCGCCCGCCCCTGTACCGCGTGGACGCGCCGGCGCGCGGCAAGAAGCCGATGCAGAAAATCTATGCGCTCGACGACGGCGAACTGGTCGCCATCGAGGACAAGCTGCGCAAGGAAGGCGTGAAACAGGGCGCCTGGTCGATCTCGCGCTTCAAGGGCCTGGGCGAGATGAACGCCGAGCAGCTGTGGGAAACGACGATGAACCCGGACACGCGCCGTTTGCTGCCCGTGACCCTGGGCGAAATCGACCACATGACTTCCGCCGCGCGCTTCAACATGTTGATGGGCAAAGGCGAAGCGGCCGGACGCCGCGCCTGGATCGAGGAACACGGCAATGAGGCGGAGGCGGATATCTGA
- a CDS encoding molecular chaperone HscC gives MIIGIDLGTTNSLVAIWRDGKAAIIPNALGEHLTPSCVSIDDDGTVLVGRAARERLQTHPQLTAAVFKRYMGSEKKITLGTQQFRPEELSSMVLRALKEDAEAFLGHKVEEAIITVPAYFSDAQRKATRIAGQLAGLRVERLLNEPTAAALAYGIRDKEQESKFLVFDLGGGTFDVSILELFEGVMEVRASAGDNFLGGEDFVTVLVDAFLDGSGLRDAAGSRLFDPRQQQLLRDEAERVKRLLSEQPSVRMATRYQDKEYSWEISEDRLAQLCEPLLARLRLPVERALRDATIRAAELDEVVLAGGATRMPLVRKLVSRMFGRFPAIHLDPDEAVALGAAVQAGLKMRDAALDEVVMTDVAPYSLGISISRQVGANQYEGGHYLPIIERNSVVPVSRTENITTIYDNQKEINVAIFQGESRLVADNVFLGKISFPIPAKKAGEIGIDVRFTYDVSGVLEAEVTVLATQERHKMIISDNAGVMTPEQIEQRFAELADLKIHPREQMENRTLVTRADRLYEQSLGDVRQYLAAHTANFQAALETQDPNTIRKARQALDEVLRQVESESFL, from the coding sequence ATGATCATCGGCATCGACCTGGGCACCACCAACAGCCTGGTCGCCATCTGGCGCGACGGCAAGGCTGCCATCATCCCGAATGCACTGGGCGAGCACCTGACGCCGTCGTGCGTCAGCATCGATGACGACGGCACCGTGCTGGTGGGCCGCGCCGCGCGCGAGCGCCTGCAGACGCACCCGCAGCTGACGGCCGCCGTCTTCAAGCGCTACATGGGTAGCGAAAAGAAAATCACCCTCGGCACGCAGCAATTCCGTCCGGAAGAGCTGTCGTCGATGGTGCTGCGCGCGCTGAAGGAAGATGCCGAAGCCTTTTTGGGCCACAAGGTCGAGGAAGCCATCATCACCGTGCCCGCGTATTTCAGCGATGCGCAGCGCAAGGCCACGCGCATCGCCGGCCAGCTGGCCGGCTTGCGCGTGGAGCGCCTGCTGAACGAGCCGACGGCCGCCGCGCTGGCCTACGGCATCCGCGACAAGGAACAGGAAAGCAAATTCCTCGTCTTCGACCTGGGTGGCGGCACGTTTGACGTGTCAATCCTGGAACTGTTCGAAGGCGTGATGGAAGTACGCGCCTCGGCCGGCGACAATTTTCTGGGCGGCGAAGACTTCGTCACGGTGCTGGTCGACGCCTTTTTGGACGGCAGCGGCTTGCGCGACGCGGCCGGCAGCCGTTTGTTCGACCCGCGCCAGCAGCAGCTGCTGCGCGATGAAGCCGAACGCGTCAAGCGCCTGCTGTCGGAGCAGCCATCCGTGCGCATGGCCACGCGCTACCAGGACAAGGAATACAGCTGGGAGATCAGCGAAGACAGACTGGCGCAGTTGTGCGAACCGCTGCTGGCACGCCTGCGCCTGCCCGTGGAACGGGCGCTGCGCGACGCCACCATCCGCGCCGCGGAACTCGATGAAGTGGTGCTGGCCGGCGGCGCCACGCGCATGCCGCTGGTACGCAAACTTGTCTCGCGCATGTTCGGCCGCTTCCCCGCCATTCACCTGGACCCGGACGAAGCCGTGGCGCTGGGCGCCGCCGTGCAGGCGGGCCTGAAGATGCGCGATGCGGCCCTCGACGAAGTGGTCATGACGGACGTGGCACCGTATTCGTTGGGTATTTCGATTTCGCGCCAGGTCGGCGCAAACCAGTATGAAGGCGGGCATTACCTGCCCATCATCGAGCGCAACTCCGTGGTGCCCGTCTCGCGCACGGAAAACATCACCACCATCTACGACAACCAGAAGGAAATCAACGTGGCGATCTTCCAGGGCGAGTCGCGCCTGGTAGCCGACAACGTCTTCCTCGGCAAGATCAGCTTCCCGATCCCCGCAAAAAAAGCGGGCGAGATCGGCATCGACGTGCGCTTCACCTACGACGTCAGCGGCGTGCTGGAAGCGGAAGTGACGGTGCTGGCCACGCAGGAACGCCACAAGATGATCATCAGCGACAACGCGGGCGTGATGACGCCGGAACAGATCGAGCAGCGCTTTGCGGAATTGGCCGACCTGAAGATCCACCCGCGCGAGCAGATGGAAAACCGCACCCTGGTCACGCGCGCCGACCGCCTGTACGAACAGTCGCTGGGCGACGTGCGCCAGTACCTGGCGGCGCACACGGCGAACTTCCAGGCCGCGCTGGAAACGCAGGACCCGAACACCATCCGCAAGGCGCGCCAGGCGCTCGACGAGGTGTTGCGCCAGGTCGAGAGCGAGAGCTTCCTGTAA
- a CDS encoding J domain-containing protein → MHNGQRSLWDILGTEPSGDERALKRAYAKRLKVTRPEDDPAAFQELREAYEYALRHAHQFSAELQEQGQAEETAEAQPASLTADMAKAETPSAEAAELWGVIDDAAQDAPAELWGVIAQEQMPPPELWGVVAIDPVQEAANLWQGCLALTRHANASDVLAGILQDDAMLNLDVREEFELCALRYCASAGYDLALRQALFEQLGWDHDFSYLARSHADLVRGAVQRYRADRSFAHFSDNRDSYPGLDCIMSQQAPSAYARQLFDQKFTLQLRELLQAIRWQHGEMLAYKLDADLFEQWEQAVFSKRYFKQTALASCGLGFVLHFMLSGVISVAGLELSNAGGYASLIGFQVLAFLLLAMNAWQKPAPAYAWMASLREELHACLPALRRHPGLGQLGWIMPFLCLALLLFIPAPAAPLRITTSLGLCITALLAAKANYALLRGRLLACILIAFTATMVFTLDRTDTGLALSDGIMLLFCMQVLALRSMTGLYVDSGGPAHLLPRLRAVWMIGCTIAFLAIHLHAAPAHVLGAVLFVWSCIGMLFAPFELNWRAAWPIAIAPAAATFLLASQLGGPPGQAIVKLSAVLALSVLYFTVRHLYLQQRRSAQATGLS, encoded by the coding sequence ATGCACAACGGACAGCGCAGCCTGTGGGATATCCTGGGTACGGAGCCTTCCGGCGACGAGCGCGCCCTCAAGCGCGCGTACGCGAAGCGCCTGAAGGTGACGCGTCCCGAAGACGATCCGGCCGCCTTCCAGGAGCTGCGCGAAGCGTATGAGTACGCGCTGCGCCATGCACACCAATTTTCCGCGGAGTTGCAGGAGCAGGGACAGGCTGAGGAAACGGCTGAAGCGCAGCCTGCCTCGCTAACGGCAGATATGGCAAAGGCCGAAACGCCGTCCGCAGAAGCCGCCGAATTATGGGGCGTCATCGACGACGCCGCGCAGGACGCGCCTGCGGAACTGTGGGGCGTCATTGCTCAGGAACAGATGCCGCCACCCGAATTGTGGGGCGTGGTTGCCATTGACCCGGTGCAGGAAGCGGCCAACCTTTGGCAAGGCTGCCTGGCGCTGACGCGGCACGCGAATGCCAGCGACGTGCTGGCCGGCATTCTGCAGGACGACGCCATGCTGAACCTCGACGTGCGCGAGGAATTCGAGCTGTGCGCGCTGCGCTATTGCGCCAGCGCCGGCTATGACCTGGCGCTGCGCCAGGCCCTGTTCGAGCAGCTGGGCTGGGACCACGACTTTTCCTACCTGGCGCGCAGCCATGCGGACCTGGTGCGCGGCGCCGTGCAGCGCTACCGGGCGGACCGTTCGTTCGCCCATTTCAGCGACAACCGCGACAGCTATCCGGGCCTGGACTGCATCATGTCGCAGCAGGCACCAAGCGCCTACGCGCGCCAGCTGTTCGACCAAAAATTCACGCTGCAATTGCGCGAACTGCTGCAGGCGATACGCTGGCAGCACGGCGAGATGCTGGCCTATAAACTCGATGCCGACCTGTTCGAGCAATGGGAACAGGCGGTCTTTTCCAAGCGCTACTTCAAGCAGACGGCGCTGGCTTCGTGCGGCTTGGGTTTCGTGCTGCATTTCATGCTCTCGGGCGTGATCAGCGTAGCAGGCTTGGAACTGAGCAACGCGGGCGGCTATGCCAGCCTGATCGGTTTTCAGGTGCTGGCATTCCTGCTGTTGGCCATGAACGCATGGCAAAAGCCGGCGCCGGCATATGCGTGGATGGCCTCCTTGCGAGAGGAACTGCACGCCTGCCTGCCAGCGCTGCGCAGGCACCCCGGTCTCGGGCAATTGGGCTGGATCATGCCGTTCCTGTGCCTGGCGCTGCTGCTATTCATACCTGCGCCTGCTGCTCCACTGCGCATCACCACCTCGTTAGGACTGTGCATCACGGCGCTGCTGGCCGCGAAAGCCAACTACGCACTGCTGCGCGGACGCCTGCTGGCTTGCATCCTGATCGCCTTTACGGCAACCATGGTTTTCACGCTGGACAGGACCGATACCGGCCTGGCACTGAGCGATGGCATCATGCTGCTTTTCTGCATGCAGGTACTGGCACTGCGCTCGATGACGGGACTGTATGTCGATAGCGGCGGACCAGCGCATCTCCTGCCGCGCCTGCGCGCTGTCTGGATGATCGGTTGCACCATCGCGTTCCTGGCCATACATCTGCATGCAGCGCCAGCGCATGTGCTAGGTGCCGTGCTGTTTGTCTGGTCCTGCATCGGCATGCTGTTTGCTCCTTTCGAGCTGAACTGGCGCGCAGCCTGGCCAATTGCCATCGCGCCCGCAGCCGCCACCTTCTTGCTCGCCAGTCAGCTCGGTGGCCCGCCAGGCCAGGCCATCGTCAAGCTGAGTGCCGTACTGGCGCTGTCTGTCCTGTATTTCACCGTGCGTCATCTTTATCTGCAGCAGCGCAGATCCGCACAAGCAACCGGGCTGTCATAA